The following DNA comes from Theileria parva strain Muguga chromosome 3 map unlocalized ctg_531, whole genome shotgun sequence.
CAGCCAATTGCAGTGTACTTGTATCTACTAGGTTATTCATCGGTTGAGAAGTTTTCTGCTTTTTGGTACCACTACTTGTTGAAGGGTCATTATCTTCTTCTTTCTTATCTTCAGAATTCAATGAGTGATCGATTGAATTCCTCTTCATTTCTTTGAAGTTTTGTTCTAGCTCTAGCATTTCATTTTCGTTCACTAAAACAAATATTGTTTACTCAAAACTTACCTAAATCCTTCTTTTGATCCGACTTCGGAGACGAGGTGTTTTTCCTGCACGCCTCGAAGATGACATCGAATGCAGCTTTTGCTGCAGATGAAGCCACCACTGGACTTATAACGCTTGCACAAAATGACAGTAGCGTCACTATTGGATTTGGACTATCAAAGAATGGAAATGAAGGGTTGATGTCCTCATAATACGGTGGCTCCATATAAGTTATTAACTTAAGCTTTGATGTGACATCATGCTCCAGTGGAGCATTAACAAACTGTAATATACACTCATTGGGTGTGATGTCGTCCCCAATGTGCTGAGCTACACTTTGCCAATCAGTACCATACTTCCTTATAGCTTCGTACAGCTTTTCAAACTGTTTTCCTGTCCATGGTTTCTGATCTTTGTTGTTTGAATCTACTCTAGACAGACTTTCTGATAATCTTTGTGGTAGATCAATCCTGACAAAGCTTTCCTTGGTTAGAGTCATGGGGTAGTTGGAGTTACAGTAGCACTGTGTACACCAAATCCCTCTCCTTCTCACAGAAGGGCTcatttctaaaaattattttaatatttgtacaAACCTCCTAAGTATTCCGGTCCTAAAATATAGTATGAATTCCTGCACATGTTATTACATCCACAGCATTTTGGATAGTTAGCCTTAGAATCCACACTTTTCCCTGAATTCAACTCTGCTGAGTATCTGACCACATCTTCTGCTGATTCCGGGTCAAATTGTTCAGAGTTAGATTCGTTAGAATCAGAGTAGTAGTGTTCTGCAGTTTTCGGAAGGTCGTTGTAGTTTTTCCTCGGGTTGTGAAACGAGACCGACTTATCATTTTTTTCGTTGGCATCTTCATCCTGAACTAATTTATAACACTAGAAACTGTACACTCATTTTTCTGGCATAAATTCTTTCTCCTGATTCGTTTTTGGCttgaaaattaatgattCCCCAATAGTTTAAAAAGGAATGGATCTTCATCACTATTGAAGCGTCTCCTCCTatatgtttttaaaattttatttctttaCCTAATTTCCTAATGCATTCTGTTACTGATAGATATTTGGTAGGGTCCTTTCTGTACATATTAAGGATTTTATTCCTAATTCTTTTGTAGTGGTCGCAAATGGCGTCCTTGTCATTCCCGTAGCCTAAACAACGATGAATATTGAAGTGAATTAGAgtaaaattcattaaaatcatcGAATACCTATAAAAATGTTCTGGGCACATTCTTCTTCTATGAAGTTCACAGCGTTTATGTCAAACCACTGCGTATACTCCGGTATATCAAACTCAGCAGCGTCATCGTGTTCAAAGGAGGAGGAAGCTGAGTTACTTTTGGAAGAATCATCCCTGGCTTTTTTCCTCTTGAATATACCGCCTCTTTTCTAgaaaatcaattaatttacatgAGAAGAATAAAAGTTATATGTAATGGTATAATCAGGTATGAATGGAACCTTGATGgtctttaaaattttggaat
Coding sequences within:
- the ssr2 gene encoding SWIRM domain protein, whose protein sequence is MPKLKPGSGSPNSKILKTIKKRGGIFKRKKARDDSSKSNSASSSFEHDDAAEFDIPEYTQWFDINAVNFIEEECAQNIFIGYGNDKDAICDHYKRIRNKILNMYRKDPTKYLSVTECIRKLGGDASIVMKIHSFLNYWGIINFQAKNESGERIYARKMSDEDANEKNDKSVSFHNPRKNYNDLPKTAEHYYSDSNESNSEQFDPESAEDVVRYSAELNSGKSVDSKANYPKCCGCNNMCRNSYYILGPEYLGEMSPSVRRRGIWCTQCYCNSNYPMTLTKESFVRIDLPQRLSESLSRVDSNNKDQKPWTGKQFEKLYEAIRKYGTDWQSVAQHIGDDITPNECILQFVNAPLEHDVTSKLKLITYMEPPYYEDINPSFPFFDSPNPIVTLLSFCASVISPVVASSAAKAAFDVIFEACRKNTSSPKSDQKKDLVNENEMLELEQNFKEMKRNSIDHSLNSEDKKEEDNDPSTSSGTKKQKTSQPMNNLVDTSTLQLAAKAALDAAASRSGELASMEEDRISQALPKLISLKIKRISEKLKKFNETQEQMIKDQQHLERELHKILKYKGFLQENP